The proteins below come from a single Streptomyces sp. SCSIO 75703 genomic window:
- a CDS encoding helix-turn-helix transcriptional regulator produces the protein MSELFDAVDTLLASRAVLPPPAERKRLRAAHGLTIDEVATALRVRRATVSGWESGKTEPRPPERDAYARLLDKLAELYPADTTAPVQDAAAPATFTAPAPAEARTLPTGRAPDAADMAAPANTQAPAPAPVAAAPAAAPRPARTTRPPSTSRRPHAKKAAPAGTPAGGTDPRFENGPLAVVDVEDGQVLAYCTGGLVLDVPAKSLPALVDWTLREAKLGQPKLSGPGKDADPLIVLTEAALERYGLPVTLTEEEKHAGRIPEGHKVIKQLARAEWKLTKRGFGPWARIYRPATGSERACVQLCIPSWNALDTRHWGEAGQLPPAELARVLGVYASRVMTPRGSTAVTGLELMTALHPPTRASEPDATGKRHSEHNPGSLGKDAIDPMNWPPCEVPDGHPVLKDLPRFHVRGPGEKLFEEAYDWARPMTDAECTLRHLVGIDVNMAFAAGANGLPVGLGEATHVTNPAFDPKLPGSWLVDLSHVDLSRVKVGKEWVELDGSLLPSPFTPKGEHPEGPAWYATPTVAYAVELGYEVRPVEAYVRHDNGRYLDGWYKRLRDAYLATMADLGVDADLPPADFLTAMDGYQARDPELAIVTSAIKATVKGGLGKLRERPRGEGWRPGEPWRALSRPTWRPDIRAAVISRTRINLHRKILKHAAFTGQYPVAVLSDCVVYAADGTSPLDFLPYRDGKPLPGGFKLGINPGLVKHEGTQSVLWGEEVRERFNAPQLNLARYIKDGTVTDVDNGE, from the coding sequence ATGTCCGAGTTGTTCGACGCGGTCGACACGCTGCTCGCGTCCCGCGCCGTGCTGCCGCCGCCGGCGGAGCGCAAGCGGCTGCGTGCCGCGCACGGCCTGACGATCGACGAAGTGGCCACCGCGCTGCGCGTGCGGCGGGCCACGGTGTCCGGCTGGGAGTCCGGCAAGACCGAGCCTCGCCCGCCCGAGCGCGATGCCTACGCCCGGCTGCTGGACAAGCTCGCGGAGCTCTACCCCGCCGACACCACCGCGCCGGTTCAGGACGCCGCAGCGCCGGCCACGTTCACCGCTCCCGCCCCGGCGGAAGCACGGACTCTGCCCACAGGCCGGGCGCCCGACGCCGCGGACATGGCTGCACCTGCGAACACCCAGGCCCCTGCCCCTGCTCCCGTCGCTGCTGCTCCGGCGGCCGCGCCGCGTCCGGCGCGCACCACCAGGCCGCCGTCGACGTCACGCCGCCCGCATGCGAAGAAGGCGGCCCCGGCCGGAACCCCCGCAGGCGGTACCGATCCGCGGTTCGAGAACGGGCCGCTCGCGGTCGTCGACGTCGAGGACGGGCAGGTGCTGGCGTACTGCACCGGCGGCCTGGTCCTGGACGTGCCCGCCAAGTCCCTCCCGGCCCTGGTCGACTGGACGCTGCGCGAGGCCAAGCTCGGCCAGCCGAAACTGTCGGGGCCGGGCAAGGACGCCGACCCGCTGATCGTGCTCACCGAGGCCGCGCTGGAGCGCTACGGCCTGCCCGTCACGCTCACCGAGGAGGAGAAGCACGCCGGGCGGATCCCGGAGGGCCACAAGGTCATCAAGCAGCTCGCGCGCGCGGAGTGGAAGCTGACCAAGCGCGGCTTCGGCCCGTGGGCGCGGATCTACCGCCCCGCCACCGGTTCGGAGCGGGCCTGCGTGCAGCTGTGCATCCCCTCCTGGAACGCGCTGGACACCCGGCACTGGGGTGAGGCCGGGCAGCTCCCGCCGGCCGAACTCGCCCGCGTCCTGGGCGTGTACGCCTCCCGCGTGATGACGCCGCGCGGCTCCACCGCGGTGACTGGCCTGGAGCTGATGACCGCGCTGCACCCGCCGACCCGTGCCTCCGAGCCGGACGCGACGGGGAAGCGGCACTCCGAGCACAACCCCGGTTCGCTGGGCAAGGACGCCATCGACCCGATGAACTGGCCGCCGTGCGAGGTCCCCGACGGCCACCCCGTCCTCAAGGACCTGCCGCGGTTCCACGTGCGCGGCCCCGGCGAGAAGCTGTTCGAGGAGGCGTACGACTGGGCGCGGCCGATGACCGATGCCGAGTGCACCCTGCGCCACCTGGTCGGCATCGACGTCAACATGGCCTTCGCCGCCGGCGCGAACGGCCTGCCGGTTGGCCTCGGTGAGGCGACGCACGTCACGAACCCGGCGTTCGACCCGAAGCTGCCCGGCTCGTGGCTGGTCGACCTGTCCCACGTCGACCTGTCCCGCGTGAAGGTCGGCAAGGAGTGGGTGGAGCTGGACGGCAGCCTGCTGCCGTCCCCGTTCACGCCGAAGGGCGAACACCCCGAGGGGCCGGCCTGGTACGCGACGCCCACCGTCGCCTACGCGGTAGAGCTCGGCTACGAGGTACGCCCGGTCGAGGCATACGTCCGCCACGACAACGGCCGCTACCTGGACGGCTGGTACAAGCGGCTGCGTGACGCCTACCTCGCCACGATGGCCGACCTCGGCGTCGACGCCGACCTGCCGCCGGCCGACTTCCTCACCGCGATGGACGGCTACCAGGCCCGCGACCCGGAGCTGGCAATCGTCACTTCGGCCATCAAGGCGACGGTCAAGGGCGGCCTGGGCAAGCTCCGCGAACGCCCGCGCGGCGAAGGCTGGCGGCCCGGCGAGCCGTGGCGCGCCCTGTCCCGCCCGACGTGGCGGCCCGACATCCGGGCAGCGGTCATCTCCCGCACCCGCATCAACCTGCACCGCAAGATCCTCAAGCACGCCGCCTTCACCGGGCAGTACCCCGTCGCGGTCCTGTCCGACTGCGTCGTCTACGCCGCCGACGGCACGTCGCCGCTGGACTTCCTGCCCTACCGGGACGGCAAGCCGCTGCCCGGCGGCTTCAAGCTCGGCATCAACCCCGGCCTGGTCAAGCACGAGGGCACCCAGTCCGTCCTGTGGGGCGAGGAAGTCCGGGAGCGGTTCAACGCCCCGCAGCTCAACCTCGCCCGGTACATCAAGGACGGCACCGTCACCGACGTCGACAACGGAGAATAG
- a CDS encoding NAD(P)-dependent alcohol dehydrogenase, giving the protein MKITAAVARGKSEPLTIEELELDDLRPSEVRVRMVATGVCHTDAIVRDQVYPTPLPAVLGHEGAGVVEAVGSAVTSVVPGDHVVLAAASCGVCSQCMSGNPSYCENSYAQWFGGRRPDGTTSLSSNGEQVSSHFFGQSSFATYANAVERSVVKVPADAPLEKLGPLGCGLLTGAGAVLNELQPAAGTSLVVFGAGAVGSAAIMAAKVAGCTTIVAVDLHDSRLDLALEIGATHAINSGSADVVSELKRITGGKGVDYVVDTTAVPALLTQALDALAIRGTIVLVGAAAAGTTVPFEIGESLLKGWTFKTVIEGSAVPQVFIPRLVELWQQGRFPFDKLVRTYEFKAINEAFADSASGATVKPVVVF; this is encoded by the coding sequence ATGAAGATCACCGCCGCTGTCGCCCGGGGTAAGTCGGAGCCGCTGACGATCGAGGAACTTGAACTGGACGACCTTCGACCGAGTGAGGTCCGGGTCCGCATGGTCGCCACTGGTGTGTGCCACACGGACGCGATCGTGAGGGACCAGGTGTACCCGACCCCGCTGCCCGCTGTCCTCGGACACGAGGGGGCCGGCGTCGTGGAAGCGGTCGGCAGCGCGGTCACCAGTGTGGTGCCCGGGGATCACGTGGTCCTGGCGGCCGCGTCCTGCGGAGTCTGCTCGCAGTGCATGAGCGGGAACCCGAGCTACTGCGAGAACTCCTACGCGCAGTGGTTCGGCGGCCGGCGCCCGGACGGCACCACCTCTCTGTCCTCGAACGGGGAACAGGTGTCGTCCCACTTCTTCGGCCAGTCCTCCTTCGCGACATACGCCAACGCCGTGGAGCGCAGCGTGGTCAAGGTTCCGGCCGACGCACCGCTGGAGAAGCTCGGCCCGCTGGGCTGCGGGCTGCTCACCGGCGCCGGAGCGGTGCTCAACGAGCTGCAGCCTGCAGCGGGCACGTCCCTGGTGGTCTTCGGGGCCGGCGCGGTGGGCTCGGCAGCCATCATGGCGGCCAAGGTCGCAGGCTGCACCACGATCGTCGCCGTGGACCTGCATGACTCCCGGCTGGACCTGGCCCTGGAGATCGGCGCCACCCACGCCATCAATTCCGGCAGCGCCGACGTCGTGTCCGAGCTGAAGAGGATCACCGGCGGCAAGGGGGTGGACTACGTCGTGGACACCACCGCCGTACCGGCCCTGCTGACCCAGGCGCTGGACGCCCTGGCCATCCGGGGAACCATCGTTCTCGTCGGAGCCGCAGCGGCCGGTACGACGGTTCCCTTCGAGATCGGCGAGTCCCTTTTGAAGGGCTGGACGTTCAAGACCGTCATCGAGGGCAGCGCGGTGCCGCAGGTCTTCATCCCCCGTCTCGTCGAGCTGTGGCAGCAGGGCCGCTTCCCCTTCGACAAGCTCGTCCGGACCTACGAGTTCAAGGCGATCAACGAGGCATTCGCCGACTCGGCCAGTGGGGCGACGGTCAAGCCGGTCGTCGTCTTCTGA
- a CDS encoding VanZ family protein: protein MFTAIFQNHYGYLGLCTLAALVLGGAAWLVSRRIGNPYGVWWAGLAGALTGVLGVTFMGSGPASGQCVINHNLTEPFRTTQGLWNLLMTVPLGLFALLALRRLLPALVGVVALPLAIEFTQGMVNGLGRVCDSADAEMNILGGLAGLALAAGVLARRAALNWQAGAKGSLIASAALLVLGAGVAGPMLTFTHVDGTGLSAAGASERQAVEQVVKEAFGNRYKLGHVYVQPCVGAPCTNLAFTLLSRDEGHPEAFSNGSLSWPDKKHLNVLLEDSDRPSVMGYPVAGAKAPSTEQEAYRIAHTYMNTHYPWAKDAVEHRTYQVGEKAELGWITSWRWLHDDVLMPRMLDVQVGRSGRVSQVDVTLGPKHVKFAKPKLDANQAEEAVREGLVAQNRIHGDGDLNKSEVESQYRIEAFSLKVADGDGTWRPEWLVNVSMRAEQPGADPQESGGADMWRVDALNGQVYDGTNAPVKD from the coding sequence GTGTTTACCGCGATCTTCCAAAACCATTACGGCTACCTGGGGCTCTGTACGCTGGCCGCCCTCGTTCTGGGCGGAGCGGCATGGCTGGTTTCCCGCCGCATCGGCAACCCGTACGGCGTGTGGTGGGCCGGGCTGGCCGGCGCACTTACTGGCGTACTGGGTGTCACCTTCATGGGCAGCGGGCCGGCCAGCGGCCAATGCGTCATCAACCACAATCTCACCGAGCCGTTTCGCACCACGCAGGGCCTGTGGAACCTCCTCATGACAGTGCCGCTCGGGCTGTTTGCCCTGCTGGCCCTGCGCCGATTGCTGCCCGCACTCGTCGGTGTCGTTGCGCTGCCCTTGGCCATCGAGTTCACCCAGGGCATGGTGAACGGCCTGGGGCGTGTATGCGACAGCGCGGACGCAGAAATGAACATCCTCGGCGGACTTGCTGGGCTCGCCCTCGCCGCAGGGGTGCTTGCCAGGCGCGCGGCGCTCAACTGGCAGGCAGGCGCCAAGGGCTCGCTGATCGCTTCCGCGGCGCTGCTTGTGCTAGGCGCTGGCGTGGCCGGCCCGATGCTGACCTTCACGCATGTGGACGGCACTGGCCTGTCGGCAGCAGGAGCTTCGGAGCGCCAGGCCGTCGAACAAGTGGTGAAGGAGGCGTTCGGCAACCGGTACAAACTGGGACACGTCTACGTGCAACCGTGTGTGGGAGCGCCATGCACCAATCTCGCCTTCACCCTGCTCAGCCGTGACGAGGGACATCCGGAAGCATTCAGCAACGGCAGCTTGTCGTGGCCGGACAAGAAGCATCTGAATGTGCTCTTGGAAGACAGCGACCGTCCCAGCGTCATGGGTTATCCCGTGGCAGGGGCGAAGGCGCCATCCACTGAGCAGGAGGCGTACCGGATTGCGCACACCTACATGAACACGCACTACCCGTGGGCGAAGGATGCGGTCGAGCACCGGACATATCAGGTGGGGGAGAAGGCAGAACTAGGGTGGATAACCAGCTGGCGCTGGCTCCACGACGACGTCCTGATGCCCAGGATGCTGGACGTGCAGGTCGGCAGGAGCGGTCGCGTATCGCAGGTGGATGTGACCCTCGGTCCGAAGCACGTGAAGTTCGCAAAACCAAAACTCGACGCCAATCAGGCTGAGGAAGCGGTGAGAGAGGGGCTGGTCGCGCAGAACCGGATTCATGGAGACGGTGATCTCAACAAATCTGAAGTAGAATCCCAGTACCGGATCGAAGCATTCTCCCTTAAGGTCGCTGATGGAGACGGCACTTGGCGGCCTGAGTGGCTCGTTAATGTGTCGATGCGCGCAGAGCAACCGGGCGCAGATCCGCAGGAGTCAGGCGGGGCGGATATGTGGCGGGTAGACGCGTTGAATGGTCAGGTCTATGACGGCACCAACGCGCCGGTGAAGGACTGA